The region TCGCACACCGACCTGTGGGACTTCAACGCCAACGTCGAGGGCTCGAAGGCGGCCATCGCCGCGCTCCGCCCGGTGCTCACCGAGCGCGCCCCCGACCTGGTCACCTCGCTTGACGCCGGGTTCGCCACGGTCGACACCACGCTGGCGAAGCACCGGGCCGGCGACGGCTGGAAACTGCACACCGAGCTGAGCCCGGCCGACCTGAAGGAGCTCTCGGACGCGATCAACGCGCTCGCCGAGCCGATCAGTAAGGTCGCGGCGGTCGTCGCCAAGTAACGGTCGAACCATTGACCGGCCGGGCCCGGTGCCGCTCTCGGCGGCGCCCGGCCCGGCGGGAACGGTGAGCGGTCGGTCGTACCGGTGGGTTGGGGGTTGGGTGTGACGGACAATCGAGTGTCGCGTCGGCGGGCGATCGGGCTCGCCGGGGCGGCCGGCGCCGCGGGTGTCGGGGTCGCCGCCGGCGCGGGTGCGCTGCTGCGGGGCGTGCTCGACCCGCAGCCGACGGCGGCCTCCGCCGCCTCCGGGGCGGTGCCGTTCCGCGGCGAGCACCAGGCGGGCATCACCACCGAAGTGCCCGACCGGCTGCACTTCGTCGCCTTCGACGTGATCACCAAGGACCGGGCCCGGCTGGTCGAGCTGCTCCGGGACTGGACCGTGGCGGCCGCCCGGATGACCGCCGGCCAGGACGCCGGGGTGGTCGGCGCGGTCAACGGGATGCCGGAGGCGCCACCGGACGACACCGGCGAGGCGCTCGGCCTGCCGCCGTCCGGGCTGACCCTGACCGTCGGGTTCGGCCCGACACTGTTCCGCGACGCGGACGGCCGGGACCGGTTCGGCATCGCCGACCGCCGCCCGGCCGCGCTGGCCGAACTGCCCCGTTTTCCCGGTGACGCCCTGCAACCGGAGATCTCCGGTGGCGACCTCTGCGTGCAGGCGTGCGCCAACGACCCGCAGGTGGCGGTGCACGCGATCCGCAACCTGGCCCGGATCGGCATGGGCGTGGTCAGCGTGCGCTGGTCGCAGCTCGGCTTCGGGCGTACCTCGTCGACCTCGCGGGAGCAGGCCACCCCGCGCAACCTGTTCGGGTTCAAGGACGGCACGGCCAACCTGAAGGCCGAGGAGACCGAGCTGCTGCGGGACCACCTGTGGGTCCAGCCGGGCGACGGACCGGACTGGATGACCGGCGGCTCGTACCTGGTCACCCGCAAGATCCGCATGATCATCGAGACCTGGGACCGGACCTCCCTGGGTGAGCAGGAGGAACTGGTCGGCCGAACCAAGGGCAGCGGGGCGCCGCTCGGGCAGCACGACGAGTTCGAGGAGATCGACTTCGACACGACCGGCCCGGACGGCAGGCCGGCGATCGGCGAGACGGCACACGTCCGGCTGGCCCACCCCGACCTGAACAACGGGGCCCGGCTGCTGCGGCGCGGCTACAACTTCGTCGACGGCTCGGACGGGCTCGGTCGGCTCGACGCCGGACTATTCTTCATCGCGTACCAGCGGGACCCGCGCAAGCAGTTCGTGCCGATCCAGACCCGGCTCGCTCGTCACGATGTGTTGAACGAGTACCTACGTCACGTATCCAGTGGGCTCTTTGCCTGCCCGCCCGGCGTACGCGACCAGGGTGATTTCTGGGGTCGCGTACTCTTTGCCTGATCGTCCGGGTGGTGCCGGTCCCATGAGTATGAACAGGGATGGAATATTGGTGCCATGAGAGCCCGGGTACTGGTGGTCGACGACGACCCCGCGCTGGCCGAGATGCTCGGCATCGTCCTGCGCAGCGAGGGATTCCTGCCCTCCTTTGTCGCAGACGGAGAGCGGGCACTGGCCGCGTTCCGCGACAGCCGGCCCGACATCGTCCTGCTCGACCTGATGCTGCCGGGGATGAGCGGCATCGACGTGGCCCGGTCGATCCGGGCCGAGTCGGGCGTGCCGATCGTCATGCTGACCGCGAAGAGCGACACCGTGGACGTCGTGCTCGGCCTGGAGTCGGGGGCCGACGACTACGTGGTCAAGCCGTTCAAGCCCAAGGAGCTGGTGGCCCGGATGCGGGCCCGGCTGCGCCGGGGCGAGGACGCCGCGCCGGAGATGCTGACCATCGGTCCGCCCGGCAACCAGATCAACATCGACGTACCGGCGCACACCGTCAGCCGGGACGGCGAAGAGGTCAAGCTGACCCCGCTGGAGTTCGACCTGCTGGTCGCCCTGGCCCGCAAGCCCCGCCAGGTGTTCACCCGTGAGGTCCTGCTCGAACAGGTCTGGGGCTACCGGCACGCGGCCGACACCCGGCTGGTGAACGTGCACGTACAGCGGCTGCGGGCCAAGATCGAACCAGATCCGGAGCGACCCGAAATCATCCTGACCGTGCGGGGCGTGGGCTACAAGGCGGGCACCGGATAGCCTGGGGCTCACTGTGGCTCACCCGGCGCTTCCCCCCGTACTGACCCGTGCCCGTACCTCGGCCCGGGTGCTCCGGCGCGCGGCGTTCGCCCGGTCCCGGGCGTTCGCCGCCGGCCTGCACCAGACCTGGCGCCGGTCGCTGCAACTGCGCGTGGTCAGCATCACCCTGGTCGCGTCGAGCCTGCTGGTCGGCGGCTTCGCCGTGCTGGTCGCCGAGCGGATCACCAACATCCTGCTCGACAACGCCACCGCCGACGTCAAGCAGCGACTGGAGAACGGCCGGGACTACGCCGAGGACCAGATCAACGTCTACACCGTGTCGTACGCGCCGAAGCTCAGCGCCACCTTCGAGACCACCGTCCGCTACCTCGCCGGCAACGACCCCGAGCAGGTCGCCGGGGTGGTGGTGGCGCTCCAGGCGGACGGGTACCGGACGATCGAGCCCGCCACCTCGCCGGTCGGGGTGGACGTGAGCCCGATGATCAGCGACCAGTTGCGGGCCAGGGTGGCCGGCGGCGAGGTCGCACACCAGTTCAGGACCGGCAACCTCGACGGTGGGATGGCCAAGTACCTCGTCTACGGCTCCCCGGTGCCGACCAAGTTCGGCCAGGTGGAGCTCTACTACTTCGTACCGCTGACCCGCTGGGACAAGATCGCCGACGAGGCGCGCTCGACCGTCGTGGCCACCGGCATCACCCTGGTGCTGCTGCTCGGGCTGCTCTCCGCACTGGTGACCCGACTGGTGGTCAACCCGGTACGGGTGGCCGCCCGGACCGCCCAGCGGCTCTCCGCCGGCCTGCTCGACCAGCGGATGGTGGTCAACGGGGAGGACGACCTGGCCCTGCTCGCCGCCTCGTTCAACCAGATGGCGACCAACCTCCAGCGCCAGATCGTCCGGCTGGAGGAGATGTCCCGGTTGCAGCGGCGGTTCACCTCCGACGTCTCGCACGAGCTGCGTACGCCGCTGACCACCGTACGGATGGCCGCCGACCTGATCTTCGCCGAGCGGGACGAGTTCGACCCGGCGGTGGCCCGCAGCGCCGAGCTGCTCCAGGCCGAACTCGACCGCTTCGAGGGCCTGCTCACCGACCTGCTGGAGATCAGCCGGTTCGACGCCGGCTTCGCCATGCTCGACGCCGAGCCGACCGACCTGGTGCCGGTGGTGCACCGGGTGGTCGATCGGCTCGACGGGCTGGCCGCCCGGCTCGGTGTGCCGCTGCGACTGAGCGCGCCCGACCTGCCGGTGATCGCCGAGGTGGACCCGCGCCGGGTCGAGCGGATCCTGCGCAACCTGGTCGGCAACGCGGTAGAGCACGGCGAGGGTCGTCCGGTCGAGGTGGTGCTGGGCGTGGACGAGCAGGCGGTGGCGATCACCGTGCGGGACCACGGGGTGGGGCTCAAACCCGGCGAGGAGAAGCTCGTCTTCAACCGGTTCTGGCGGGCCGACCCGTCCCGGGCCCGGCAGACCGGCGGCACCGGCCTGGGCCTGTCGATCAGCCTGGAGGACGCCCGGCTGCACGGCGGCTGGCTGGAGGCGTGGGGTGCGCCGGGTCAGGGCGCCCAGTTCCGGCTCACCCTGCCGGTGCGGGCCGGTGACCGGCTCACCTCCGCGCCGCTGCGCCTGGTGCCCGGTGACGTCGAGGTCGGGGGGCTGGTGCCGGTGCCGGCCGGGGCGCGGTTGGCGATCGGTTCGGGTGCGGCGCCGCTGGTGGCCGCCGGAGA is a window of Micromonospora sp. NBC_01699 DNA encoding:
- the efeB gene encoding iron uptake transporter deferrochelatase/peroxidase subunit, producing MTDNRVSRRRAIGLAGAAGAAGVGVAAGAGALLRGVLDPQPTAASAASGAVPFRGEHQAGITTEVPDRLHFVAFDVITKDRARLVELLRDWTVAAARMTAGQDAGVVGAVNGMPEAPPDDTGEALGLPPSGLTLTVGFGPTLFRDADGRDRFGIADRRPAALAELPRFPGDALQPEISGGDLCVQACANDPQVAVHAIRNLARIGMGVVSVRWSQLGFGRTSSTSREQATPRNLFGFKDGTANLKAEETELLRDHLWVQPGDGPDWMTGGSYLVTRKIRMIIETWDRTSLGEQEELVGRTKGSGAPLGQHDEFEEIDFDTTGPDGRPAIGETAHVRLAHPDLNNGARLLRRGYNFVDGSDGLGRLDAGLFFIAYQRDPRKQFVPIQTRLARHDVLNEYLRHVSSGLFACPPGVRDQGDFWGRVLFA
- the mtrA gene encoding MtrAB system response regulator MtrA, with translation MRARVLVVDDDPALAEMLGIVLRSEGFLPSFVADGERALAAFRDSRPDIVLLDLMLPGMSGIDVARSIRAESGVPIVMLTAKSDTVDVVLGLESGADDYVVKPFKPKELVARMRARLRRGEDAAPEMLTIGPPGNQINIDVPAHTVSRDGEEVKLTPLEFDLLVALARKPRQVFTREVLLEQVWGYRHAADTRLVNVHVQRLRAKIEPDPERPEIILTVRGVGYKAGTG
- the mtrB gene encoding MtrAB system histidine kinase MtrB, producing the protein MLRRAAFARSRAFAAGLHQTWRRSLQLRVVSITLVASSLLVGGFAVLVAERITNILLDNATADVKQRLENGRDYAEDQINVYTVSYAPKLSATFETTVRYLAGNDPEQVAGVVVALQADGYRTIEPATSPVGVDVSPMISDQLRARVAGGEVAHQFRTGNLDGGMAKYLVYGSPVPTKFGQVELYYFVPLTRWDKIADEARSTVVATGITLVLLLGLLSALVTRLVVNPVRVAARTAQRLSAGLLDQRMVVNGEDDLALLAASFNQMATNLQRQIVRLEEMSRLQRRFTSDVSHELRTPLTTVRMAADLIFAERDEFDPAVARSAELLQAELDRFEGLLTDLLEISRFDAGFAMLDAEPTDLVPVVHRVVDRLDGLAARLGVPLRLSAPDLPVIAEVDPRRVERILRNLVGNAVEHGEGRPVEVVLGVDEQAVAITVRDHGVGLKPGEEKLVFNRFWRADPSRARQTGGTGLGLSISLEDARLHGGWLEAWGAPGQGAQFRLTLPVRAGDRLTSAPLRLVPGDVEVGGLVPVPAGARLAIGSGAAPLVAAGDGPVDPAAPGVGAQRTEVTT